Proteins encoded within one genomic window of Schaalia sp. HMT-172:
- the glgX gene encoding glycogen debranching protein GlgX, whose translation METRPGKAYPLGATFDGTGTNFAIYSSVATSVTLCLLDDKLNEMRIPMTEVDAYVWHVYVPQVRAGQRYGYRIEGPWDPARGLRCDSSKLLLDPYAKAIVGQLKDSLDLLSYQADDPLSLKGGDSAKATMHSVVVNPFFDWEGDRSPGHDYSESIIYEAHVKGMTMRHPDVPEELRGTYAGMAHPAIIEHLTKLGVTTVELMPIHQFTNDTTLQAKGLSNYWGYNTIGYFAPHNAYAATQEPGAQVSEFKAMVKALHAANIEVILDVVYNHTAEGNHMGPTLSFRGIDNPSYYRLVDGDRQHYFDTTGTGNSLLMSSPQVLQLIMDSLRYWVTEMHVDGFRFDLASTLARQFAEVDRLSAFFDLIHQDPVVSQVKLIAEPWDVGADGYQVGGFPPLWSEWNGRYRDTVRDFWRGEFSSLPDFASRLAGSSDLYGTTGRKPMASINFVIAHDGFTLRDLVSYNEKHNEANLEGGADGANDNRSWNCGAEGDTDDEEIIELRYRQQRNFLTTLMFSQGVPMIAHGDELGRTQRGNNNAYCQDNELSWIDWDLDEQDYELLRFTRHLIHLRRDHPVMRRRRFLEGPAKRGGESDLGEIEWFTPAGTHMTEEEWNQPWARSTMVFYNGDAIREPDANGRRILDDDFLLLINAAPEAVDFTLPDAKYGHLWHTVIDTAGDDDHKDYQSGDVVHVGPRTAFILRNPRGL comes from the coding sequence ATGGAAACACGACCTGGTAAGGCTTACCCGCTGGGCGCCACCTTTGATGGAACCGGCACGAACTTCGCGATCTACTCGTCGGTCGCCACCTCGGTGACCCTGTGCCTCCTAGACGACAAACTCAACGAAATGCGCATCCCCATGACCGAGGTGGATGCCTACGTCTGGCACGTCTACGTCCCGCAGGTGCGGGCCGGCCAGCGCTACGGCTACCGCATCGAGGGCCCCTGGGACCCCGCTCGAGGCCTGCGCTGCGACTCCTCCAAACTTCTCCTCGACCCCTACGCCAAGGCCATCGTGGGACAGCTCAAGGATTCTCTCGACCTTCTCTCCTACCAGGCAGACGACCCCCTCAGTCTCAAGGGCGGGGACTCCGCCAAGGCAACCATGCACTCCGTCGTCGTCAACCCCTTCTTCGACTGGGAGGGCGACCGCAGCCCGGGGCACGACTACTCGGAGTCGATCATCTACGAGGCGCACGTCAAGGGCATGACCATGCGCCACCCCGACGTCCCCGAGGAGCTGCGCGGCACCTACGCCGGCATGGCGCACCCGGCGATCATCGAGCACCTCACGAAGCTCGGCGTCACCACCGTGGAGCTCATGCCGATCCACCAGTTCACCAACGACACGACGCTGCAGGCCAAGGGCCTGTCGAACTACTGGGGATACAACACGATCGGCTACTTCGCGCCGCATAACGCCTACGCAGCCACGCAGGAACCCGGCGCTCAGGTGTCCGAGTTCAAGGCAATGGTCAAGGCCCTGCACGCCGCCAACATCGAGGTCATCCTCGACGTGGTGTACAACCACACGGCCGAGGGTAACCACATGGGCCCCACCCTGTCCTTCCGAGGCATCGACAACCCCTCGTACTATCGACTGGTGGACGGGGACCGTCAGCACTACTTCGACACGACGGGAACCGGCAACTCCCTCCTCATGAGCTCCCCGCAGGTCCTCCAACTCATCATGGACTCGCTGCGCTACTGGGTGACAGAGATGCACGTGGATGGCTTCCGCTTTGACCTCGCCTCCACGCTGGCACGCCAATTCGCCGAGGTCGACCGCCTCTCCGCGTTCTTCGATCTGATTCACCAGGACCCGGTCGTCTCACAGGTCAAGCTGATCGCCGAGCCCTGGGACGTGGGCGCCGACGGTTACCAGGTCGGCGGCTTCCCTCCCCTGTGGTCGGAATGGAACGGCAGGTACCGCGACACGGTGCGCGACTTCTGGCGCGGCGAATTCTCCTCGCTGCCAGACTTCGCCTCCCGCCTCGCCGGCTCCTCGGACCTGTACGGCACCACGGGACGCAAGCCCATGGCGTCCATCAACTTCGTGATCGCACACGACGGCTTCACGCTGCGCGACCTCGTGTCCTACAACGAGAAGCACAACGAGGCGAACCTCGAAGGTGGCGCGGACGGCGCGAACGACAACCGTTCGTGGAACTGCGGAGCCGAGGGCGACACGGACGACGAGGAGATCATCGAGCTGCGCTACCGCCAGCAGCGTAATTTCCTGACGACGCTCATGTTCTCCCAGGGCGTGCCCATGATCGCCCACGGCGACGAACTGGGTCGCACTCAGCGCGGCAACAACAACGCGTACTGCCAGGACAACGAGCTGTCGTGGATCGACTGGGATCTCGACGAGCAAGATTACGAGCTGCTGCGCTTCACCCGTCACCTCATCCACCTGCGTCGCGATCACCCGGTGATGCGTCGGCGTCGTTTCCTCGAGGGACCTGCAAAGCGCGGTGGCGAGTCGGACCTGGGCGAGATCGAGTGGTTCACGCCCGCCGGCACTCACATGACGGAAGAGGAATGGAACCAGCCGTGGGCTCGCTCCACGATGGTCTTCTACAACGGGGACGCGATCCGCGAACCCGACGCCAACGGACGGCGCATCCTCGACGACGACTTCCTGCTGCTCATCAACGCCGCGCCGGAGGCGGTCGACTTTACGCTGCCTGACGCCAAGTATGGGCACCTGTGGCACACGGTCATCGACACGGCTGGCGATGACGATCACAAGGACTACCAGTCCGGTGACGTGGTCCATGTTGGACCGCGAACGGCGTTCATTCTGCGCAATCCGCGGGGCCTGTAA
- a CDS encoding DUF3000 domain-containing protein, with protein MPEEFVRALLSLRQADHLPHILLEEVPPPRRLAPFTAALAMRTIDEDPAGQPLSTGRIIVLHDPVEQIGWNGTFRIVCQMRTQVDADMAIDPMLAEGVWGWMVDCLDGAGAGFHDMTGTVTREMSETFGGLELRGSSLFVEVRASWTPTSEYLGEHLSGWADVMRRTAGIVPIRHLEGV; from the coding sequence GTGCCTGAGGAGTTTGTTCGGGCCCTGTTGTCCCTGCGACAGGCCGACCACCTGCCGCACATCCTCCTCGAAGAGGTGCCCCCGCCTCGTCGTTTGGCGCCGTTTACGGCCGCACTGGCGATGCGCACGATAGACGAGGACCCTGCGGGACAGCCCCTGTCGACCGGTCGCATAATCGTGCTGCATGATCCCGTGGAGCAGATCGGCTGGAACGGCACGTTCCGCATCGTGTGCCAGATGCGCACCCAGGTTGACGCTGACATGGCTATCGACCCGATGCTCGCCGAGGGAGTGTGGGGCTGGATGGTCGATTGCCTCGACGGCGCGGGTGCTGGTTTCCACGATATGACGGGAACGGTGACGCGCGAGATGAGCGAGACATTCGGCGGGCTCGAGCTGCGTGGCTCGTCTCTGTTCGTCGAGGTGCGCGCATCGTGGACGCCCACCAGCGAGTATCTTGGGGAGCACCTGTCCGGCTGGGCGGACGTCATGCGCCGCACGGCCGGCATCGTTCCCATCCGTCACCTCGAAGGAGTCTGA
- a CDS encoding HRDC domain-containing protein, whose product MLVNNGGGLPTGDTDNPELIAQPRGGTPAVIDTQRDLDVAARALSAGSSPVALDVERAQGFRYGADPYLVQIRREDVGTFLIDTHALPDLSVLQPGVEDVWLLHDSLQDLPNLRQVGLRAPSLFDTEVAARLVGLERFGLAAVAEQVLGLGLVKDHQASDWSVRPLPKEWLRYAALDVELLTELYYRLSQRLDQMGRWEWAQQEFAYALTVAPPAAKWDRWRSLPGAGKIRSRRSLGVLKALWETRESIARRIDMSPGRLVRNAALVRAASNPPRNKRALMSISEFRSPIARQYEDEWMRALASVAAMTEDELPPKRKPVQPGSIPEPRQWARIDEASAARLGTVRSAVASVASGLGLAPEVVLAPQVQRYLAWAPLDPSRPSGDEVEERMVMRGARDWQIDLTLDPICDALGV is encoded by the coding sequence GTGCTGGTTAACAACGGTGGCGGCTTGCCCACGGGTGATACGGACAATCCGGAGCTCATCGCGCAGCCGCGTGGGGGCACCCCTGCCGTCATTGATACCCAGCGTGACCTCGATGTGGCCGCCCGCGCCCTGTCCGCAGGATCGAGCCCCGTTGCGCTCGACGTGGAGCGCGCCCAGGGCTTCCGCTACGGCGCTGACCCTTACCTGGTGCAGATTCGACGCGAGGACGTCGGCACGTTTTTGATCGACACGCACGCCCTCCCCGACCTGTCCGTGCTTCAGCCGGGCGTGGAGGACGTGTGGTTGCTGCATGACTCTCTGCAGGATCTGCCGAATCTTCGTCAGGTTGGTCTGCGCGCCCCTTCCCTCTTCGATACCGAGGTCGCGGCGCGCCTGGTGGGCTTGGAGCGCTTTGGCCTGGCGGCCGTCGCTGAGCAGGTTCTCGGCCTCGGCCTCGTCAAGGACCACCAGGCGTCGGACTGGTCGGTGCGTCCCCTTCCCAAGGAGTGGCTGCGCTACGCGGCCCTGGACGTCGAACTGCTGACGGAGCTGTATTACCGCCTGTCTCAGCGCCTCGATCAGATGGGGCGCTGGGAGTGGGCGCAGCAGGAGTTCGCCTACGCACTGACGGTGGCTCCCCCGGCTGCGAAGTGGGATCGGTGGCGTTCACTGCCCGGCGCGGGAAAGATTCGTTCGCGTCGAAGCCTGGGTGTCCTGAAAGCACTGTGGGAGACGCGCGAGTCCATCGCACGTCGCATCGACATGTCCCCAGGGCGCCTGGTGCGTAACGCCGCGCTCGTGCGCGCGGCCTCGAATCCTCCGCGCAACAAGCGCGCACTCATGAGCATCAGCGAGTTCCGCTCCCCCATCGCCCGCCAGTACGAGGACGAGTGGATGCGGGCGCTCGCCAGCGTGGCCGCCATGACGGAGGACGAGCTGCCTCCCAAGCGTAAGCCCGTGCAGCCCGGCTCGATCCCGGAGCCTCGCCAGTGGGCTCGTATTGACGAGGCCTCGGCGGCGCGCTTGGGCACGGTGCGCAGTGCGGTCGCCTCCGTTGCGTCGGGCCTGGGCCTGGCGCCCGAGGTTGTGCTGGCCCCGCAGGTGCAGCGCTACCTCGCGTGGGCGCCCCTGGATCCGTCGCGTCCGTCGGGTGACGAGGTCGAGGAACGCATGGTGATGCGAGGGGCGCGTGACTGGCAGATCGACCTCACGCTCGACCCGATCTGCGACGCGCTCGGCGTCTAG
- the dxs gene encoding 1-deoxy-D-xylulose-5-phosphate synthase — MSGAPTTRDLLSRCTAPRELRRLERGQLDQLAAQIRAFLIDNVSRTGGHLGPNLGVVELTIGLHRVFRSPQDTIVFDTGHQSYVHKLLTGRQDFSSLRSPGGLSGYPSRAESEHDVVESSHASSSLAWVDGISREKHRRGERTWTVGVIGDGALTGGLAWEALNNIAASKNRRIVIVVNDNGRSYAPTIGGLAEHLDALRTSAGYEKALAWGKQHLLSHGTPGRAAYDALHGLKSGIKDALMPQVMFEDLGLKYIGPVNGHDISSVETALRRARSLEEPVIVHMITEKGRGYKPAEKDIADRFHAVGPIHPETGLPVAPERFGWTGVFADEICAQARVRDDIVGITAAMMNPVGLGPMHEAFPGRVIDVGIAEAAAIASAAGMAYEGAHPVVALYATFLNRAFDQLLMDVALHRAGVTVVLDRAGITGADGASHNGVWDIAMCSLIPGIRLAAPRDEDTLRAELCDALDVSDAPTVLRYRKGSLPDPMPALRSVGGVDVLFDEAGADSSPRVLIVGTGACAPDAIEAGSRLAADGIGVTVVDPRWLLPLSLDLVDMAAGYDAVISVEDGIVHGGFGWALRDGLTQAATPVRCLGVPQVFPEHGERAQMIADFGYDADGIERAARDAVSALGAREG, encoded by the coding sequence ATGTCTGGAGCACCAACGACGCGTGACCTCTTGTCGCGCTGCACCGCCCCTCGTGAGCTGCGTCGCCTCGAGCGGGGACAGCTGGATCAGTTGGCCGCGCAGATTCGTGCCTTTCTGATTGACAACGTATCGCGCACGGGCGGGCACCTGGGGCCCAACCTGGGTGTCGTCGAGCTGACGATCGGCCTGCATCGCGTCTTCCGCTCCCCACAGGACACGATCGTGTTTGATACGGGGCATCAGTCGTACGTGCACAAGCTGTTGACGGGACGTCAGGACTTCTCGTCCCTGCGCAGCCCGGGAGGCCTGTCGGGGTACCCCTCGCGCGCCGAGTCCGAGCATGACGTCGTGGAATCCTCCCACGCCTCGTCCTCCCTCGCGTGGGTGGATGGCATCTCCCGCGAGAAGCACCGCCGCGGGGAGCGCACGTGGACGGTCGGCGTCATCGGTGACGGCGCTCTCACGGGAGGACTGGCCTGGGAGGCCCTCAACAACATTGCGGCCTCCAAGAACCGTCGCATCGTCATCGTCGTCAACGACAACGGCCGCTCCTACGCTCCGACCATCGGCGGCCTCGCGGAGCACCTGGATGCGCTGCGTACCTCCGCCGGATACGAGAAGGCCCTCGCCTGGGGCAAGCAGCATCTCCTCAGCCACGGAACCCCCGGTCGAGCCGCCTACGACGCGCTCCACGGGCTCAAGTCGGGCATCAAGGATGCGCTCATGCCGCAGGTCATGTTCGAGGACCTCGGCCTCAAGTACATTGGTCCCGTCAACGGGCACGACATCTCCTCGGTCGAGACGGCCCTGCGTCGCGCCCGTTCGCTCGAAGAGCCTGTCATCGTCCATATGATCACCGAGAAGGGACGCGGCTACAAGCCTGCGGAAAAGGACATCGCGGACCGCTTCCACGCCGTTGGCCCAATCCACCCGGAGACGGGCCTGCCGGTCGCCCCCGAACGTTTCGGGTGGACCGGCGTGTTCGCCGACGAAATCTGCGCCCAGGCGCGGGTACGCGATGACATCGTGGGCATCACCGCCGCCATGATGAATCCCGTCGGCTTGGGTCCCATGCACGAGGCCTTCCCGGGGCGCGTCATCGACGTGGGCATCGCGGAGGCCGCGGCCATCGCGTCGGCGGCCGGCATGGCCTACGAGGGCGCCCACCCCGTCGTCGCCCTGTACGCGACCTTCCTCAACCGCGCCTTCGATCAGCTGCTCATGGACGTGGCGTTGCATCGTGCTGGCGTCACCGTCGTCCTTGACCGCGCCGGCATCACGGGCGCGGACGGTGCCTCCCACAACGGAGTGTGGGACATCGCGATGTGTTCGCTGATTCCCGGGATTCGGTTGGCCGCGCCTCGCGACGAAGACACGCTGCGCGCCGAGCTTTGCGACGCCCTCGACGTCAGCGACGCACCCACGGTCCTGCGCTACCGCAAGGGCTCCCTGCCTGACCCGATGCCCGCGCTGCGCAGCGTCGGGGGAGTGGACGTCCTCTTCGACGAGGCCGGGGCCGACTCGAGCCCGCGGGTGCTCATCGTCGGAACCGGCGCCTGCGCGCCCGACGCGATCGAGGCAGGCAGCCGCCTGGCGGCGGATGGAATCGGCGTCACCGTGGTTGACCCGCGCTGGCTCCTGCCCCTCTCGCTGGACCTCGTCGACATGGCCGCCGGTTACGACGCCGTCATTAGCGTCGAGGACGGGATCGTCCACGGCGGTTTCGGGTGGGCGCTGCGCGACGGGCTGACGCAGGCCGCGACGCCCGTGCGCTGCCTCGGGGTTCCCCAGGTTTTCCCCGAGCACGGGGAGCGCGCCCAGATGATCGCGGACTTCGGCTACGACGCGGACGGGATCGAGCGAGCGGCGCGTGACGCCGTATCCGCGCTCGGGGCGCGCGAGGGCTAG
- a CDS encoding S9 family peptidase, with amino-acid sequence MSVTVAPHGIWKSPITGDSFTARSVTLSQVRVDGPDTYWVEGHPLQGGRGTLLRRRSTGETGEVLPLIDGTRLPDIGTRVHEYGGKAYAVHHGLIVFSDRTDGRVYAFDTSDARRGVRPLTPLSKVRYGDFWIADVRDLVYAVAEDHSGEGEPVNSIVAIPLDGSAARDNDAVIPVFGGTDFAQAPTVSPDGTKLAWLSWNHPNMPWTYSQLHVASLTFEGRIDREVVLVDQPGVCVYEPRWTLDGELIHVDDSSGWANLYRTQGFTWNEGEDPNAWMSRLRTRALHPGTRAFSHPHWHLGLHSYDNFDNDYLVCSWAEDQVWHIGTVRIDNGLTEEWATGWWPIGNVAAADGRVVFLADSATHTPAIIEVSRGKTKVLRPSSEAEVPTALVSTAEMITWKTSDGEEAHGFYYAPVNPDYEAPEGELPPLIVNVHGGPTEAARPGLQVPFQYWTSRGFAVLDVNFRGSTSFGRAYRERLNGNWGVMDVQDCIDGARYLIDLGRVDPARVAIRGRSSGGFTVLNALASSDIFTAGASFSGIADLAKLAETSHKFESHYDGILLGTDDPSDPVWAQRSPINRVADIKAPLMLLQGTDDPVVPVEQAKEMYEALRAAGNAVALKLYEGEGHGFRSAQNIKDALLSELSFYRTVWGIATDTPIHVEIANL; translated from the coding sequence ATGTCCGTCACCGTCGCACCCCACGGCATCTGGAAGTCACCGATCACGGGCGATTCTTTCACTGCCCGCTCCGTCACCCTGTCCCAGGTCCGCGTCGATGGTCCGGACACCTACTGGGTGGAGGGGCATCCGCTGCAAGGTGGCCGTGGTACGCTCCTGCGCCGTCGGAGCACCGGTGAGACGGGCGAAGTCCTCCCGCTGATCGACGGCACCCGACTGCCCGACATCGGCACCCGCGTCCACGAGTACGGCGGCAAGGCCTACGCGGTTCACCACGGTCTCATCGTGTTCTCCGATCGCACGGACGGCCGCGTCTACGCTTTCGACACCTCGGATGCGCGCCGGGGCGTTCGTCCGCTGACGCCCCTGTCGAAGGTGCGTTACGGAGACTTCTGGATCGCTGACGTGCGCGACCTCGTCTACGCGGTCGCCGAGGATCATTCGGGCGAGGGCGAGCCCGTGAACTCGATCGTCGCGATCCCGCTGGACGGCTCCGCGGCTCGCGACAACGACGCGGTCATCCCCGTCTTCGGCGGCACCGACTTCGCGCAGGCCCCCACGGTCTCCCCCGACGGCACGAAGCTGGCGTGGCTCTCGTGGAACCACCCGAATATGCCGTGGACCTATTCGCAACTGCACGTCGCATCCCTGACCTTCGAGGGCCGCATCGACCGGGAGGTCGTCCTGGTCGACCAGCCGGGCGTGTGCGTCTACGAGCCTCGCTGGACCCTCGACGGAGAGCTCATCCACGTGGATGACTCCTCCGGCTGGGCGAACCTGTACCGCACCCAGGGCTTCACGTGGAATGAGGGCGAGGATCCGAACGCGTGGATGTCACGCCTGCGTACCCGCGCCCTGCACCCGGGCACGCGCGCGTTCTCGCACCCGCACTGGCACCTCGGCCTGCACTCCTACGACAACTTCGACAATGATTACCTCGTGTGTTCGTGGGCCGAGGACCAGGTCTGGCACATCGGCACCGTCCGCATTGACAACGGCTTGACCGAAGAGTGGGCGACCGGCTGGTGGCCCATCGGCAACGTGGCGGCCGCCGACGGCCGCGTCGTTTTCCTGGCCGACTCCGCCACGCACACCCCGGCGATCATCGAGGTGTCACGCGGCAAGACGAAGGTTCTGCGTCCATCGTCGGAGGCCGAGGTCCCCACAGCCCTCGTGTCCACGGCTGAGATGATCACCTGGAAGACCTCGGACGGCGAGGAGGCTCACGGCTTCTACTACGCTCCCGTCAACCCGGACTATGAGGCTCCCGAGGGCGAGCTGCCCCCGCTCATCGTCAACGTGCACGGCGGCCCGACCGAGGCCGCGCGCCCCGGCCTGCAGGTTCCCTTCCAGTACTGGACCAGCCGCGGCTTCGCCGTGCTGGACGTGAACTTCCGCGGTTCCACGTCCTTTGGCCGCGCCTATCGCGAGCGCCTCAACGGCAACTGGGGCGTCATGGACGTCCAGGACTGCATCGACGGCGCCCGGTACCTCATCGACCTGGGCCGCGTCGATCCGGCGCGCGTCGCGATCCGAGGCCGTTCCTCCGGCGGATTCACCGTGCTCAACGCGCTTGCATCCTCCGACATTTTCACGGCGGGCGCGTCGTTCTCCGGTATCGCAGACCTGGCGAAGCTGGCAGAAACCAGCCACAAGTTCGAGTCTCACTACGACGGCATCTTGCTGGGCACCGACGACCCGTCCGACCCGGTGTGGGCGCAGCGTTCGCCCATCAACCGAGTCGCCGATATTAAGGCTCCACTCATGCTCCTGCAGGGCACCGACGACCCGGTGGTGCCCGTCGAGCAGGCGAAGGAAATGTACGAGGCCCTGCGTGCCGCGGGGAACGCGGTCGCCCTGAAGCTCTACGAGGGCGAGGGACACGGATTCCGGTCGGCTCAGAACATCAAGGACGCCTTGCTCTCGGAGCTGTCCTTCTACCGCACCGTGTGGGGCATCGCCACCGATACCCCCATTCACGTGGAGATCGCGAACCTGTGA
- a CDS encoding chloride channel protein — protein MSPTDQSPRSERSAVGTRVRVGHTVASHRSLLGVVAALVGAVVGAAAVLFNLAIRAWTWVSTGFEEYTTHIGASHGLWGWAPWLFLLLSPAVAGLLYGPLIQRFAPSAKGHGIPEVMLAVRRKGGRIPGRVAVVKILASALTIGSGGSAGREGPIVQVGASLGSTIASWLHMPVSRVVLLASCGSAAGIAATFHAPLAGAVFALEIILVEFTAETFGFVVLSAVTSSIVARLLQGDEMVVRVADNLTFASMSDMWWVALLGLVAGLCGLGFSKLLYACEDAIDWLWAHTHLPEWARPGVLGLVLGGGLIAFPYMFGSGYPLEEQAIAGSYSIAFLLALMVGRAVFTSFTIGMGGSGGVFAPTLFIGAMAGAAFGDVISPLSGSPVGVFAVVGMGAAFAGAARAPITAVLIIVEMTGQFSLILPMMLAVVIATGASRFLTRATIYTEKLRRRGDVLDDPVEGTLLGTRAASEWMTEAPETLACQASAASAITALRRTKETVLPVVNEERRYVGLVSSLRLAELTQEDGSLDAPLSDLPLIDEAVAASAPPSEVLSALRRTGLQSLPVVDEDRRVVGWVSERDLVDRMYRDQRRAIEARTQTSWGSRMQERRKSH, from the coding sequence GTGAGCCCCACCGATCAATCCCCGCGGTCCGAGCGCTCGGCTGTGGGGACGCGCGTTCGCGTCGGCCACACGGTCGCCTCCCATCGTTCCCTGCTCGGCGTCGTCGCCGCACTCGTTGGCGCTGTCGTCGGCGCTGCGGCGGTGCTCTTTAACCTGGCGATCCGCGCGTGGACGTGGGTGTCGACGGGCTTCGAGGAGTACACGACGCACATTGGGGCCTCGCATGGGCTGTGGGGGTGGGCGCCGTGGCTGTTCCTGCTCCTCTCTCCCGCCGTCGCGGGCCTCCTGTACGGTCCGCTCATTCAGCGCTTCGCGCCCTCGGCAAAGGGGCACGGCATTCCCGAGGTCATGCTCGCGGTGCGCCGCAAAGGCGGGCGCATCCCGGGGCGCGTCGCGGTCGTGAAGATCCTGGCCTCGGCCCTGACGATCGGCTCGGGCGGGTCGGCCGGACGCGAGGGACCGATCGTCCAGGTGGGGGCCTCCCTGGGCTCCACCATCGCCTCGTGGCTGCACATGCCCGTCTCCCGCGTCGTCCTATTGGCCTCGTGCGGGTCCGCGGCGGGCATCGCGGCGACTTTCCATGCGCCGCTCGCGGGCGCTGTCTTCGCCCTGGAGATCATCCTCGTGGAGTTCACGGCCGAGACCTTCGGCTTCGTCGTGCTCTCCGCCGTGACATCCTCGATCGTGGCGCGCCTCCTGCAGGGAGACGAGATGGTCGTGCGCGTCGCCGACAACCTGACCTTCGCGTCGATGTCGGACATGTGGTGGGTGGCCCTCCTCGGCCTCGTCGCCGGGCTGTGCGGCCTCGGCTTTTCGAAGCTCCTCTACGCCTGCGAGGACGCGATCGACTGGCTGTGGGCGCACACGCACCTACCCGAGTGGGCGCGCCCGGGCGTCCTCGGCCTCGTCCTCGGCGGGGGCCTCATCGCGTTCCCCTACATGTTCGGGTCGGGTTATCCGCTGGAGGAGCAGGCCATCGCGGGTAGCTACTCGATCGCATTCCTCCTCGCCCTGATGGTGGGGCGCGCCGTATTCACGTCCTTCACGATCGGCATGGGTGGCTCGGGCGGAGTCTTCGCGCCCACGCTGTTCATCGGCGCGATGGCGGGAGCCGCCTTCGGGGACGTCATCTCCCCCCTGTCGGGCTCTCCCGTCGGCGTCTTCGCCGTGGTGGGCATGGGCGCAGCGTTCGCGGGTGCCGCGCGTGCTCCCATAACGGCGGTCCTGATCATCGTGGAAATGACCGGCCAGTTCTCGTTGATCCTTCCGATGATGCTCGCGGTCGTCATCGCGACCGGCGCGTCGCGTTTCCTGACCCGCGCGACGATCTACACGGAGAAGCTGCGCCGCCGCGGGGACGTCCTCGACGACCCGGTCGAGGGAACGCTGCTCGGCACACGCGCGGCGTCCGAGTGGATGACGGAGGCTCCCGAGACGCTCGCGTGCCAGGCGAGCGCCGCGTCCGCGATCACGGCCCTGCGTCGCACGAAGGAGACGGTGCTGCCCGTCGTGAACGAGGAGCGGCGCTACGTCGGTCTCGTGTCCTCGCTGCGCCTGGCCGAGCTCACGCAGGAGGACGGCTCCCTCGACGCTCCCCTGTCGGATCTGCCGCTCATCGACGAGGCCGTGGCCGCCTCCGCTCCCCCGTCCGAGGTTCTCTCGGCGCTGCGGCGCACGGGATTGCAGTCACTACCTGTCGTGGATGAGGATCGGCGAGTGGTCGGCTGGGTGTCCGAGCGCGACCTGGTGGATCGCATGTACCGCGATCAGCGCCGCGCGATCGAGGCACGCACGCAGACGTCGTGGGGCTCGCGCATGCAGGAGCGCCGAAAGAGCCACTAG